The Leadbetterella byssophila DSM 17132 DNA window CGTTATTCTAACAAACCGCCTTGGTACGGATCCGTATGCCGGGTGGTGTGAGAGGACAGATAGGGAAATAATCCCTATCTTCCTACTCGATTGTCCAATAAGTACTTATAAAAGATAGAATTCTCTTTCATTAGATACTGGTTAGCTACCGTTTTACTCTGATAATCTCTCAATATCAGATCATAATTATCCTTTATTTCCGAGGGGACATAATGAGGTCTCCAAGAAAAATGCTTAAGGTTTGATCCTATATACTTTATAGGTAGAAATGAAACTATACCTATCAGAAGGATTTTCGCCCACTTCCACTGGGAAGGATAAGTTAAAGATTTGATAAAGTAGAGATACAAGATCAAAAGCAAGGGCATGGTGGCACGGGAATACAAGTCATTTCCCACTCCCAATTTTACCATAGGCAGAAAAAGTAAGAGCACTATAGTGATTTTCATTTCCAAAAGGAGTTTATACCTCTTCTCTGTAAAGATGTAGAAGATGATTATTTCTCCAAATAGCAAAAGGAGGTAGTTAAATATGGTTTCTGAACTTGTCAGGGTGAACTCTATTTCACTACTGGTTTGATTAGACAGTAGATAGAGGGCTACTCCCAGCATGGCAAGAACATTTAGGCCCAAGTATATGCTAAGGTTTTTTACTTTGGTTTTGGAAAACTCCGGCCAGACCTTTAATAAGTAGATTATGCCCAGTATTATGGCGACAAATGGAGCCCAGAACAATCCTGCTATAAATAAGGACGATAGATTTACCAATTCCTTCGGACGGAGATACAATACTATTCCGGTAACAATAAGGGTGTATATGAACTGATTTGGTACCCAGCGCAAAGAAAGATACATGGGTAGTAGATTCCAGCGGGTTTCGTAAAAGTAGAAGTAAGAACTGGACAATAGATTTTTCCCTTCCAATAGAGGCATGATAAAGCTAAGTACGCCACTGATAAAAAACAGAAGAAGAATGTGGTAGAAATTTCTTTTGCAAATGAGATATAACCAGGTTAATCCTAAGTATAGACCTAGCATTTCCCAGATGCCTAGTAATAGATGTATGTTAGAAACATGTTTTAAGATTAACCCCGGAACAATGTAAAACCCGAAATAGTAACTGGCGTAAGCTGAGGGATTATCATAATATATGGGTAAACTCTTGCTGGAAAAATCGTAAGTTTTCTGAAGATGATGAATAAGATCTAAAGTGGAGCTACCCCCTATACCTGTGATACCTGAAACGAGTATAAGAGCTGCCGTTAAAAGGAATATTTTAGTTTTTTCAATAGCAGATATTTGTATCTGAATATTTGATGAGGCGAAAATCTGGTAAAAGGTTAATCCTGTAAATAAGGTAGCTGTCAAAATCTTCCACGGATTTACCAGCCAATAATAATAAAATAATACTAGTGGTATATTGATATAAAGTACTGCTAACGCCACCGGGTAGTTGGCGGATCTTATACGAATCATCTGAAAAAGGGTTCAGTAGGGCATATACCTATGTTTTTAGTATTAAACATTAGGTAATGTAAACAAAATTAAGAATTTATTAAATGGTACCAAAAGGTGATTTTTTGAACAAAGCTTTTCTACCCCGAATCTACTGTTTATTTTAAGGGTAGAAATTTCCAGAATCATGGCTTCTCCACAAATCAGTAACAGGATAATTAACCAGATTGTGCTTATTATAGCCATAGTCTTTTCCTGTCTTCTGATCTTTCATTATCTAAATTACTACTTACCCGGATTTCTGGCCGCTATTACTTTGTATATCGTTTACAGAGAATGGTACTTCCGTCTGACTGAACAAAAGAGGTGGAATAAAGTATTAACAGCCTTACTTTTTATCTTTTTTTCCATCGTTTTTATTGTCTTGCCGCTTTGGGGTTTGATTGACTATATGATTCCGCGTCTGTCCGTTTTTCTGGATAATACGGATAGTATCATGCAGAAGTTTAATCAGGTCAAAGAATATATGAGCAAGAAGCCGGTCCTGGAAAATATTGATCTTTCAGATGAAGCACTAGCAGATTTCCTCCAAAGCCTTACAAAATACCTTCCTAGAATCTTGAATTCAGTAGCAGAAGTACTGCTGAACATGCTTGTTGCTTTCTTCGTCTTATATTTTATGTTGGTTTCCGGACGGAAATTGGAGAATCAACTGACCCATTTTTTTCCGTATTCGGAGGTGAGCCGACAGGAGCTTTGGTCAGAGATCAAATTAATGGTGAGAACGAATGCCATTGGAATTCCTATCTTGGGCATGTGTCAGGGTCTGGTAGCCATGCTAGGGTATTATCTTTTTGGGGTAGAAAATGCGGTGCTATGGGGAATCGTTACCGGAGTGGCTACTGTATTTCCTGTCTTAGGTACTATGGCCGTATATGTTCCTATATGTATTGTATCCTTCGCTACCGGTGAATGGACAAATGCGCTGTGGTTGACTTTGTACTGTTTCTTTCTTGTAGGAGGTATTGATAACGTGTTGAGGTTTACACTCTTGAAAACCCTGGGAAATGTACACCCTTTGATTACTGTTTTTGGTGTGCTCTTAGGCTTGAAGTTGTTCGGAATGTTAGGTCTGATTTTTGGCCCTTTACTATTATCATCTGTAGCCGTGTTATTTAAAGTTTATCTCAATGAATATGGAAGACCAAAAGAAAAATAGGCTGCTGTCTATAGACATCTTTAGAGCCCTAACCATGTTCTTTATGATCTTTGTCAATGACCTATTTACGGTAAAAAATGTACCGAAATGGATGCTACATACGGAAATGCACGAAGACGGTATGG harbors:
- a CDS encoding AI-2E family transporter, whose translation is MASPQISNRIINQIVLIIAIVFSCLLIFHYLNYYLPGFLAAITLYIVYREWYFRLTEQKRWNKVLTALLFIFFSIVFIVLPLWGLIDYMIPRLSVFLDNTDSIMQKFNQVKEYMSKKPVLENIDLSDEALADFLQSLTKYLPRILNSVAEVLLNMLVAFFVLYFMLVSGRKLENQLTHFFPYSEVSRQELWSEIKLMVRTNAIGIPILGMCQGLVAMLGYYLFGVENAVLWGIVTGVATVFPVLGTMAVYVPICIVSFATGEWTNALWLTLYCFFLVGGIDNVLRFTLLKTLGNVHPLITVFGVLLGLKLFGMLGLIFGPLLLSSVAVLFKVYLNEYGRPKEK